The genomic interval ACCGCGAAGCCTGCCCGAGGCCCTGGCCGCCAAGGCCGAGCGGCCCGAGGCGGTCCCGATCGCCGGCGGGACCGACGTGATGGTGGAGCTGAACTTTGACCGCGCCCGGCCGCCGGCCCTGCTCGACCTCACCCGGGTCGGGGAGCTGGCTGCCTGGGACCGCCAGGACGGCCGGCTGCGGGTCGGGGCCGGCGTCACCTACACGCGCCTCATCGCCGAGCTCGCCGGGCCGCTGCCCGGGCTGGCGCTGGCCTCGCGGACGGTCGGGTCCCCGCAGATCCGCAACCGGGGCACCATCGGCGGCAACCTCGGCTCGGCCTCGCCGGCCGG from Actinomycetota bacterium carries:
- a CDS encoding FAD binding domain-containing protein — protein: MEFLQPRSLPEALAAKAERPEAVPIAGGTDVMVELNFDRARPPALLDLTRVGELAAWDRQDGRLRVGAGVTYTRLIAELAGPLPGLALASRTVGSPQIRNRGTIGGNLGSASPAGDCHPVLLAAGAEVEAASAGGTRRIPAGEFFTGPKKTALEPGELIVAVHLPAATGPQQFAKIGTRNAMVIAVCSFALVLDP